The Dehalococcoidia bacterium genome includes a region encoding these proteins:
- a CDS encoding ATP-binding protein has translation MAAAPQFETPVDLNRERFLQQLITGLGYLHESMLGSEVAGAYIMTVGLSMGAAIEESYKQFWGIDRPLTREEYAHVIVDLKQKIGGNFSLVSLDDDKVVVQTTSCPFDQIVRRSPSLCFMTSSVFGGIAARNFGYAKVVLHRRIALGDPGCLVTIYLKRTPEAEAAVGKEYAPDTERASPDIAVQLRLMDRIRQLRHALAESEARWEAVAHGAVEAIGVLDRAGRLVYANPSWRDLLGVEAGELVGDRLDRVAHPEDQARLAAALARAGAGERVVAESYRLRHRSGSYREVDLSAGPLRDEAGQLSGAVVVLHDVTDERQAARMKEHLLAAASHEMRTPLASIRANAELLKRSLQHPAAISAERFGRAVDIILREADRLTAFGADLVDAARAREGSLRLTRERFDLRTVLDEVASPPAFGGAAAPTVAVTAPEAPVWVNADRRRLHQALDNLVANARKFSRPDQPVQVSVAESADTIVLRVRDSGIGIPASDLPLLTTPFFRASNAAASYPGLGLGLFLSRAIVEAHGGTLTVESVEGRGTTVTITLPREAG, from the coding sequence ATGGCCGCCGCGCCGCAGTTCGAAACCCCGGTCGATCTCAACCGGGAACGATTTCTCCAACAGCTGATCACGGGTCTCGGCTACCTCCACGAGAGCATGCTCGGCAGCGAGGTGGCGGGGGCATACATCATGACGGTGGGGCTGTCGATGGGTGCGGCGATTGAGGAGAGCTACAAGCAGTTCTGGGGGATCGACCGGCCGCTGACGCGCGAGGAGTATGCCCACGTGATTGTCGACCTCAAGCAGAAGATCGGCGGCAATTTCTCGCTCGTGTCGCTCGATGACGACAAGGTCGTCGTTCAAACGACAAGCTGCCCGTTCGATCAGATCGTGCGCCGGTCGCCGTCGCTCTGCTTCATGACGAGTTCAGTGTTTGGCGGGATCGCGGCGCGCAACTTCGGCTACGCCAAAGTCGTGCTGCATCGCCGGATCGCCCTCGGCGACCCTGGCTGTCTCGTCACGATCTACCTGAAGCGGACCCCGGAGGCAGAAGCGGCAGTGGGCAAGGAATATGCCCCCGACACAGAGCGAGCGAGTCCGGACATCGCCGTCCAGCTGCGGCTGATGGACCGGATCCGGCAGCTCCGGCACGCGCTTGCCGAGAGCGAAGCCCGGTGGGAGGCGGTCGCGCACGGCGCGGTCGAGGCGATCGGAGTGCTCGACCGCGCAGGGCGGCTCGTTTATGCCAATCCGAGCTGGCGCGACCTGCTCGGCGTAGAAGCCGGCGAACTGGTGGGAGACCGTCTCGACCGAGTAGCGCACCCGGAAGACCAAGCGCGGCTCGCCGCTGCGCTCGCTCGAGCCGGAGCGGGCGAGCGGGTAGTCGCCGAATCGTATCGCTTGCGCCATCGAAGCGGCAGCTACCGCGAGGTCGACCTGAGCGCCGGCCCCCTTCGCGACGAGGCAGGGCAGCTCAGCGGCGCTGTCGTCGTTCTCCACGACGTCACCGACGAGCGGCAAGCGGCGCGCATGAAGGAGCACTTGCTTGCTGCCGCCTCGCATGAGATGCGCACCCCGCTCGCCTCGATCCGCGCGAATGCCGAGCTGCTGAAGCGATCGCTGCAGCATCCTGCCGCCATCTCGGCCGAGCGGTTCGGCCGCGCAGTCGATATCATCCTGCGCGAAGCGGACCGCCTGACTGCGTTCGGGGCCGACCTCGTCGATGCCGCCCGCGCGCGCGAAGGCTCGCTTCGGCTCACCCGCGAACGGTTCGACCTCCGGACCGTGCTGGACGAGGTTGCGTCTCCGCCGGCTTTTGGCGGTGCGGCAGCGCCGACGGTCGCGGTCACGGCGCCGGAAGCGCCGGTGTGGGTCAACGCCGACCGTCGTCGGCTCCACCAAGCGCTGGACAACCTCGTTGCGAACGCGAGGAAATTCTCCCGCCCCGACCAGCCAGTGCAGGTCTCGGTTGCGGAGAGCGCGGACACGATTGTCCTGCGCGTTCGCGACAGCGGTATCGGAATCCCCGCGAGCGACCTCCCGCTCTTGACCACGCCGTTCTTCCGCGCCTCGAACGCGGCGGCGTCCTATCCCGGGCTCGGGCTCGGACTTTTCCTCAGCCGCGCCATCGTCGAAGCGCACGGCGGGACCCTCACTGTCGAGAGTGTCGAAGGCAGGGGCACGACCGTGACGATCACGCTGCCGCGCGAGGCGGGCTAA
- a CDS encoding ATP-binding protein, which translates to MSSLTILHVNDSPNDRLAVARALGQAFPHAQVRRVTHPDALEEALTHPVDLVIAEVPLSWGDGQRILARAREHQPDVPVIVVAEGGEEQDARGLVEAGVDGYLVAAAQVDLSLIAAAQTALRAAAARRQASEAEAALQRTRARQQRVVEIARALADGRHDVAVIADLLAHAAAAAVGDFAAVQVFLEDQVPQAMLVTHDLAPSIVERLQLAFRAAPDVRREGITGRVLASGEPMLLNDRAEVLAHVSLVSRDIAEELGLTALLAVPLLAGDRPCGVLMCGRVSPGCPYGEEELNLAQELAAPAAVAIEAAAALRHADEALRARERLLSMAIHEIQNPLAGIKGLAQLLRRLEESGRLTADRLREGLRSIDESIDRLTRIVQDLLDLSRSQTGQLSVALEPIDLGQLLDRLVRRYAAAGVTLVCTEHETGPVLADPARLEQVFTNVLDNAVKYSPPGAPIVVRLGREAAGLLVTVTDHGIGLPSDALETIFEPYRRASNATAAQIPGLGLGLFIARQIVEQHAGVIAAESPGEGRGTTIRIWLPAAPAS; encoded by the coding sequence GTGTCCTCGCTCACCATTCTCCACGTCAACGACAGTCCAAACGACCGGCTCGCTGTCGCGCGCGCCCTCGGACAGGCGTTTCCCCACGCGCAGGTGCGCCGGGTCACGCATCCCGATGCGCTTGAGGAGGCCCTCACGCACCCCGTTGACCTTGTCATTGCGGAGGTTCCTCTCTCGTGGGGCGATGGGCAGCGAATTCTCGCGCGCGCCCGCGAGCATCAGCCGGACGTTCCGGTTATCGTCGTCGCCGAAGGCGGGGAGGAGCAGGACGCGAGGGGGCTTGTTGAGGCCGGGGTCGATGGCTATCTTGTGGCGGCGGCGCAGGTTGATCTCTCGCTCATCGCCGCGGCGCAGACCGCGCTGCGCGCCGCGGCAGCGCGGCGACAGGCGTCCGAGGCCGAGGCGGCCCTCCAGCGGACCCGCGCCCGGCAGCAGCGTGTCGTCGAGATAGCGCGCGCGCTTGCTGACGGCCGTCACGATGTCGCCGTCATCGCCGACCTGCTCGCGCACGCCGCGGCCGCCGCCGTCGGCGACTTCGCTGCCGTCCAAGTGTTCCTCGAAGACCAAGTTCCTCAGGCGATGCTGGTCACCCATGACCTCGCTCCCTCAATCGTTGAGCGGCTGCAGTTGGCCTTCCGGGCGGCGCCGGACGTGCGGCGCGAAGGGATCACCGGCCGCGTGCTGGCGAGCGGCGAGCCAATGCTCCTGAACGACCGGGCAGAGGTTCTCGCGCACGTCAGCCTTGTCTCGCGTGACATAGCAGAGGAGCTGGGGCTGACGGCACTGCTGGCGGTGCCGCTGCTTGCCGGCGACCGGCCGTGCGGCGTCTTGATGTGCGGGCGTGTCTCTCCCGGCTGTCCCTACGGCGAGGAAGAGCTGAACCTTGCCCAAGAACTGGCCGCCCCTGCCGCAGTTGCCATCGAGGCCGCGGCCGCCCTGCGCCACGCCGACGAGGCGCTGCGCGCCCGCGAACGCCTGCTCTCGATGGCGATCCACGAGATCCAAAATCCGCTCGCCGGGATCAAAGGGCTCGCCCAGCTGCTCCGCCGGCTGGAGGAGAGCGGCCGCCTAACCGCCGACCGGCTGCGCGAGGGGCTGCGCTCGATCGACGAGTCGATCGACCGGTTGACCCGGATCGTCCAAGACCTGCTCGACCTCTCCCGCAGCCAAACCGGCCAGCTTTCGGTCGCGCTCGAACCGATCGACCTTGGCCAGCTGCTCGACCGTCTCGTGCGCCGGTACGCAGCAGCCGGGGTCACGCTTGTCTGCACCGAGCATGAGACCGGGCCCGTTCTCGCGGACCCTGCGCGCCTTGAGCAGGTGTTTACCAATGTCCTCGATAACGCCGTCAAGTACTCGCCCCCCGGCGCGCCCATCGTTGTTCGACTAGGACGCGAGGCGGCGGGGCTCCTTGTCACGGTGACCGATCACGGGATCGGACTGCCGAGCGATGCCTTAGAGACTATCTTCGAGCCGTATCGCCGCGCTTCCAACGCCACCGCTGCCCAAATTCCCGGTCTCGGCCTCGGCTTGTTCATCGCTCGCCAGATCGTTGAGCAGCATGCGGGCGTCATCGCGGCAGAGAGCCCCGGGGAGGGACGCGGCACCACCATCCGGATTTGGCTTCCCGCGGCTCCCGCCAGCTAG
- a CDS encoding response regulator, translated as MIRIMLAEDDPAQALLTEMALNEVAPAHERVEIARFATGHDALAAVSGPPPDLALLDIRLPGASGFDVLAAIRAAPGWSEVPVVMLSMADDERDRQRAASLGANDYMVKPLGLDALEALLRGVLARWVIRS; from the coding sequence ATGATCCGGATCATGCTTGCCGAGGACGACCCCGCCCAAGCGCTGCTCACGGAAATGGCGCTCAACGAGGTTGCGCCGGCGCATGAGCGCGTGGAAATTGCGCGCTTCGCCACCGGCCATGACGCACTTGCCGCTGTGAGCGGTCCCCCGCCGGACCTCGCCCTGCTCGATATCCGCCTGCCGGGCGCCTCAGGATTCGACGTGCTCGCGGCCATCCGTGCCGCGCCGGGCTGGAGCGAGGTCCCCGTGGTGATGCTCTCGATGGCTGATGACGAGAGAGACCGCCAGCGGGCTGCCTCGCTGGGCGCGAACGACTACATGGTCAAGCCGCTCGGGCTAGACGCCCTCGAAGCGCTGCTCCGCGGCGTGCTCGCGCGGTGGGTGATCCGCAGCTAG